One segment of Streptomyces bathyalis DNA contains the following:
- a CDS encoding LacI family DNA-binding transcriptional regulator, whose protein sequence is MSSPGSSRVTMAEVARRCGVSPMTVSYCYNQPDRVAADTLRRVREVAAELGYRGPDPTARSLRRRHNDAIGVVLGEHLAYAFEDPQARRFLAGVAEVCRERGSGLNLIPTTGEDKDVDRVRSASVDGYIVWTTVDSDPVLDVLSGLDKPVAVHGGPAVPGAQVVSIDNRASARELAACTFSGARRPAVLSFPFGRDRRPRLESGPDPGSVDFPVTRDRLLGIYDYCEEAGIDPCRLPVAVVARNDRPDATAMAEALFDSCDTDAVIAMSDQLAFAVLAIARRRGLHIPDDLAIGGWDDDPDAEGEGLTTIAQSLFEQGRTCALLALGDRGPGADAAWTATVRTSTRGTRGSGSAT, encoded by the coding sequence ATGTCCAGCCCCGGGTCGTCGCGCGTCACCATGGCCGAGGTGGCGCGCCGCTGCGGTGTCTCACCCATGACGGTTTCGTACTGCTACAACCAGCCGGACCGGGTCGCCGCGGACACCTTGCGCCGGGTCAGGGAAGTCGCCGCCGAGCTGGGCTACCGCGGGCCGGACCCGACAGCGCGCTCGCTGCGCCGCCGCCACAACGACGCGATCGGCGTCGTGCTCGGCGAGCACCTCGCCTACGCCTTCGAGGACCCGCAGGCCCGCCGCTTCCTGGCCGGCGTCGCCGAGGTCTGCCGGGAGCGCGGCAGCGGACTCAACCTCATCCCGACCACGGGTGAGGACAAGGACGTCGACCGGGTGAGGTCGGCATCGGTCGACGGCTACATCGTCTGGACGACCGTCGACTCGGACCCCGTGCTCGACGTACTGAGCGGGCTCGACAAGCCGGTCGCCGTACACGGAGGTCCCGCGGTCCCGGGCGCGCAGGTGGTCAGCATCGACAACCGCGCCTCCGCCCGCGAACTCGCGGCGTGCACCTTCTCCGGAGCCCGCCGTCCCGCCGTGCTCAGCTTCCCGTTCGGACGGGACCGCAGGCCGCGGCTGGAGAGCGGGCCCGACCCCGGGAGCGTGGACTTCCCGGTCACGCGGGACCGGCTCCTCGGCATCTACGACTACTGCGAGGAAGCGGGCATCGATCCGTGCCGTCTGCCTGTCGCGGTCGTGGCCCGCAACGACCGCCCCGACGCCACGGCCATGGCCGAGGCGCTGTTCGACTCCTGCGACACCGACGCGGTGATCGCGATGAGCGACCAGCTTGCCTTCGCGGTCCTCGCAATCGCCCGCCGCCGAGGACTCCACATCCCCGATGACCTCGCGATCGGCGGTTGGGACGACGACCCGGACGCGGAAGGAGAAGGTCTCACCACGATCGCCCAGTCGCTGTTCGAACAGGGCCGGACCTGTGCCTTGCTCGCGCTCGGCGATCGCGGACCGGGCGCCGACGCGGCATGGACGGCGACCGTCCGGACAAGCACGAGAGGAACAAGAGGAAGCGGCTCCGCGACCTGA
- a CDS encoding MFS transporter has product MRLSRTGAALGVLSAACFVSVTSEYLPVALLPQLASSFDVSGSAIGLLVTGYAVVVAVTVVPLVAMTAHWDRRTTALVTVAAIMVSNLVLVAAPGYGVAVVARIVSAVGHGVFWSVVAPVAARLLGQERGGRATAVVFAGNSLAFLIGIPLSSWLGATIGWRPTVLAVAGTAAICAVAIRLTIGPLPSEQASSRRGPSEIRRVVTDRSLAPVNLVTLILVTGHFAAFTYITVIVADYVHFTGPATSSLLLAHGAAGLLGLVLFGRQVDSRPQGTALVVTGGLAACMLALLVLGPNSASVAGVAVVLWAVPAAGVAVVLQAAVLRTAARQQDLASAVYIVAFQVGIALGAGIGGVCLDRDALPVAVAIAAACGLAAVVVVRRSGAFRAPRPTSKRASPVPPG; this is encoded by the coding sequence GTGAGGTTGTCTCGGACGGGGGCCGCCCTGGGCGTGCTCAGTGCCGCGTGCTTCGTGTCCGTGACATCGGAGTACCTGCCGGTCGCGCTGCTGCCTCAACTCGCGTCCAGCTTCGACGTGTCCGGCTCCGCCATCGGCCTGCTGGTCACGGGGTACGCGGTCGTCGTCGCGGTCACGGTGGTGCCGCTGGTGGCCATGACGGCCCACTGGGACCGCCGCACGACCGCCCTGGTGACGGTGGCCGCGATCATGGTGTCCAACCTGGTGCTGGTCGCGGCGCCCGGCTACGGCGTAGCGGTGGTCGCCCGGATCGTCTCCGCTGTCGGCCACGGGGTGTTCTGGTCGGTCGTCGCGCCGGTGGCCGCACGCCTGCTCGGGCAGGAGCGGGGTGGCCGTGCCACCGCAGTGGTCTTCGCCGGGAACTCGCTCGCCTTCCTCATCGGGATCCCGCTGAGTTCGTGGCTCGGCGCGACCATCGGCTGGCGGCCCACCGTCCTTGCCGTGGCAGGCACCGCGGCGATATGCGCAGTGGCGATACGTCTCACGATCGGCCCCCTGCCGTCGGAGCAAGCCTCCTCGCGGCGAGGACCGTCTGAGATCCGACGCGTCGTCACCGATCGCTCTCTCGCGCCCGTCAACCTGGTGACGCTGATTCTGGTGACAGGCCACTTCGCGGCGTTCACCTACATCACCGTGATCGTCGCCGACTACGTCCACTTCACCGGCCCCGCGACCTCGAGCCTTCTGCTCGCCCACGGGGCGGCGGGCCTGCTCGGCCTGGTGCTGTTCGGCCGGCAGGTGGACAGCCGTCCGCAGGGCACCGCTCTGGTCGTGACCGGTGGCCTCGCCGCATGCATGCTCGCGCTGCTGGTCCTCGGCCCGAACTCCGCCTCCGTCGCGGGAGTTGCCGTCGTGCTGTGGGCGGTGCCCGCCGCCGGTGTGGCCGTGGTGCTGCAGGCCGCGGTCCTGCGCACCGCCGCCCGTCAGCAAGACCTCGCGTCCGCTGTCTACATCGTCGCGTTCCAGGTCGGCATCGCCCTCGGAGCGGGGATCGGAGGCGTCTGCCTCGACCGCGATGCCCTGCCCGTCGCGGTGGCCATCGCAGCCGCATGCGGCCTGGCCGCCGTCGTCGTCGTCCGGCGCTCCGGGGCCTTCCGCGCTCCCCGGCCGACGAGCAAGAGGGCCAGCCCCGTCCCTCCCGGATGA